The Rhizobium rhododendri nucleotide sequence CAGGGCAGGCCGATCTCGGCTCGCTCCTATCATTTTATCCCGCTGGTCGGCGATAGGCACGAGGACATCAGGATGGATATTCGCAACAGGATGCTGCGGCAGCTGAAGAACCGCCGCGAGGGATTCAGCCTCGAGCAGCCCTTCTATATCGATCAGGATTATTTCAAGATCGATATGGAGATGATCTATTATCGCGACTGGCTGTTCATGGGTCATGATTGCGAGGTGCCGCGTGCCGGCAACTACATCACCGCCCAGGTCGGCGAATATCCTATCGTCATCGTCCGTGGCCGCGACAAGGTCATCCGCGCTTTCCACAACAGCTGCCGCCATCGCGGCTCGCGCGTCTGCTCATCGGATCGCGGCTCTGCAGCCAAGCTCGTCTGTCCCTACCATCAGTGGACCTACGATCTCGACGGTTCGCTGCAGTTCGCCCGCCAGATGGCCGACAGCTTCGACAAAAGCCAGTACGGCCTGAAGCCTATCCATTGCGAAAGCGTGGCCGGCTATATCTTCATCTCGCTGGCGCAGACCGCACCTGACTTCCAGCCCGTTCGCGACAGCATCGCCCCCTACATGATGCCGCACCGCTTGAGCGAATCCAAGATCGCCTTCCAGAGCACCATCATCGAGAAGGGCAACTGGAAGCTGGTCTGGGAAAACAACCGCGAGTGCTATCACTGCGCCGCCAACCACCCCGAGCTCTGCCGTACCTATCCGGAAGCCCCGACTGCAACCGGCGTCCAGGGCGCCGGCGACGATCCGGTTATCGCTGCCCACTGGGCGCATTGCGAGGCCGGCGGCCTGCCGAGCGAGTTCAAGATGGACCCGACCGGCCAGTTCCGCGTCGCCCGCATGCCGCTGATCGAGGGTGCCGAGAGCTACACCATGTCCGGCCAGCGCGCCGTCAAGAAGCCGCTTTCGGACGACGTCACCATGAGCAACATTGGCACGATGCTGCTGTTCCACTATCCGTCCACCTGGAACCACATGCTGGTGGACCACGCGATCTCCTTCCGCGTGCTGCCGCTCAACGCCGAGGAAACCGCCGTCACAACCAAGTGGCTGGTCCACAAGGATGCGGTCGAGGGCGTCGACTACAATCTCGAGGAACTGACCCACGTCTGGACCGAGACCAACGACCAGGACCGCCGCATCGTCGAGGAAAATGCTTTCGGCATTCACTCCCCGGCCTATGAGCCCGGTCCTTACTCGGAGCTCCATGAAGGTGGCGTCGCACAGTTCGTCGAATGGTACGCCGATTTCATGACGAGCCGGCTGCAGGGCGAGCAGGCCAAGCTTTCGGTCGTGGCCTGAGCATGAGCGTAGCGGGAACAGCGCGTCACCTTCACCTCGACCAGATGCAGCCCTGGAGCGACAGGCAGCACCTGCTCGAATG carries:
- a CDS encoding aromatic ring-hydroxylating oxygenase subunit alpha; its protein translation is MDIRNRMLRQLKNRREGFSLEQPFYIDQDYFKIDMEMIYYRDWLFMGHDCEVPRAGNYITAQVGEYPIVIVRGRDKVIRAFHNSCRHRGSRVCSSDRGSAAKLVCPYHQWTYDLDGSLQFARQMADSFDKSQYGLKPIHCESVAGYIFISLAQTAPDFQPVRDSIAPYMMPHRLSESKIAFQSTIIEKGNWKLVWENNRECYHCAANHPELCRTYPEAPTATGVQGAGDDPVIAAHWAHCEAGGLPSEFKMDPTGQFRVARMPLIEGAESYTMSGQRAVKKPLSDDVTMSNIGTMLLFHYPSTWNHMLVDHAISFRVLPLNAEETAVTTKWLVHKDAVEGVDYNLEELTHVWTETNDQDRRIVEENAFGIHSPAYEPGPYSELHEGGVAQFVEWYADFMTSRLQGEQAKLSVVA